A region from the Brassica napus cultivar Da-Ae chromosome C8, Da-Ae, whole genome shotgun sequence genome encodes:
- the LOC106428634 gene encoding cytochrome P450 94B3: MAFLLNIFLLAVLVMIILLILSSYSTKKIQETTANGPRAYPLIGSTLSFNKNRRRLLQWYTELLRLSPSQTISIPLLGNRRTIVTANPENVEYILKTNFFNFPKGKPFTDLLGDLLGKGIFNVDGHAWSSQRKLASHVFSARSLRSFSFEVLKEEVENRLVPVLLAAADAGMAVDLQDVLKRFAFDVVCKVSLGWDPDCLDLTRPVNPLAEAFDTAAEISARRATEPVYAVWKVKRALNVGSERRLREAIRTVHVLVSEIVRAKKKSLEIGTGEEAKQDLLSRFLAAGHDGESVRDMVISFIMAGRDTTSAAMTWLFWLLSENGDVERKLLEEVDPLISLGLGFEELKEMSYTKACLCEAMRLYPPVSWDSKHAANDDVLPDGTRVKKGDKVTYFPYGMGRMENLWGKDWDEFKPSRWFDSKPGSTRPVLKPVSPFKFPVFQAGPRVCVGKEMAFMQMKYVVGYVLSRFEIVTVNKHKPAFVPLLTAHMAGGLKVKIKRREVMSHP; this comes from the coding sequence atggcatTTCTTCTAAACATTTTTCTTCTAGCAGTTCTTGTAATGATCATCCTCttaattttatcatcatattCAACAAAAAAGATCCAAGAAACCACCGCAAATGGTCCAAGAGCGTATCCACTCATTGGCTCCACACTTTCTTTCAACAAAAACCGTCGACGTCTTCTCCAATGGTACACCGAGCTCCTCCGTCTCTCTCCGTCACAGACCATCTCAATTCCTCTCCTTGGAAACCGTCGCACCATCGTCACAGCTAACCCAGAAAACGTAGAATACATTCTCAAAACAAACTTCTTCAACTTCCCAAAAGGGAAACCTTTCACCGATCTTCTCGGTGATCTCCTCGGAAAAGGCATTTTTAACGTCGACGGTCATGCATGGAGCTCGCAGCGTAAACTCGCCAGCCACGTGTTTTCTGCTCGTTCGCTCAGGAGTTTCTCTTTCGAGGTTCTTAAGGAAGAGGTCGAGAACCGCCTCGTACCGGTGCTTTTGGCGGCGGCTGATGCTGGTATGGCAGTGGACTTGCAAGATGTTTTGAAACGTTTTGCTTTCGATGTTGTTTGTAAAGTCTCTTTGGGTTGGGATCCGGATTGTTTGGATTTGACCCGTCCCGTTAACCCACTAGCCGAGGCCTTTGATACGGCTGCTGAGATTAGTGCTCGCCGTGCGACGGAGCCGGTTTACGCTGTTTGGAAAGTGAAGAGAGCGTTGAACGTGGGAAGCGAGAGGAGGTTGAGAGAAGCGATTAGGACCGTACACGTGTTGGTGTCCGAGATTGTCAGAGCTAAGAAGAAGAGTCTTGAGATTGGGACCGGAGAAGAAGCCAAACAAGATCTTCTGTCGAGGTTTCTAGCCGCCGGCCACGACGGAGAATCGGTGAGAGACATGGTTATTAGTTTCATCATGGCGGGAAGGGATACGACTTCAGCGGCGATGACATGGCTGTTTTGGTTGTTGTCTGAAAACGGTGACGTGGAGAGGAAGCTTCTAGAGGAAGTGGACCCGTTGATAAGTTTAGGGCTAGGGTTTGAGGAACTGAAAGAGATGAGCTACACGAAGGCTTGCTTATGTGAAGCCATGAGGCTTTATCCACCTGTGTCGTGGGACTCTAAGCATGCTGCAAACGACGACGTTTTGCCTGACGGCACACGTGTTAAGAAAGGAGATAAGGTGACTTATTTCCCGTACGGTATGGGGAGGATGGAGAATCTGTGGGGGAAGGACTGGGATGAGTTTAAACCAAGCCGGTGGTTTGACTCTAAACCTGGGAGTACACGGCCGGTTTTGAAACCGGTTAGTCCTTTCAAGTTTCCGGTTTTCCAGGCTGGACCCAGGGTTTGTGTAGGGAAGGAGATGGCGTTCATGCAGATGAAGTACGTGGTAGGTTATGTTTTGAGTCGGTTTGAGATTGTAACGGTTAATAAGCACAAGCCGGCTTTTGTTCCTCTTTTGACAGCTCATATGGCTGGTGGACTCAAGGTGAAGATCAAGAGGAGGGAAGTCATGTCACATCCTTGA